CACTACAATCAGAGAATGATTATTACAAGAAGGTGAAACACTGCAACCTTGTCTGTGCAAAGACATGGATTTCTTGAATCTACCGAATAAGAGAATGATTATTATGGAAAAGGAAGAAAGAATCTTTTATTGTTAACcagctttcaaaaaaaaagaatcttttattgttcaaaaaacaaaatcgTAGTTTAAAGATAAGATTTGTTTGGGTCTTAAAATTGACAACAAGATAACGATTTGAGATTTTCTTTATTGAGATAGAAAAATTGATTCACGGATATGAATTATTAGGATGGTGTTTGTTTAAAATCCACGAGATTTGCATGTTTGGTTGGAGTGGAACAGCTTCTTGCGCCTTGTACATGTATAGGTAGATAGAGATACTTTATCGTCGACATCATTTTCTTTGaattttcttaacttttttttgtttgacatcGAAATTTCAtctttcattaaaatataaacattatgTTGGATTTTGGtaggattttaaattaaatatatgtctctattaaaaaatagatataaaaacaatattatactacaatattttcaaacaagacaataattaatttttgtgcAAACAATATTTACcttattaaaatatgaacattGTGTTGAATGAATCTAAGTTTTAATCATGCGTAATATTTGGTAGAATACAAGAGGtcattattttaattgaaaagGATCCTGATCATTGAAGAGGAGAGGCGAGATCTTGAGCAGTCCGGGGTCAGATTCTCTGTACAGAGGCTCACTGGATGTTCACTCCATACCAGTAGCTATAAGATGGAGATCCTCGAGTGCGATTTTGCCGTTATTGGAAACTAGATTGGGGAATCTGGAGAAACTTGGGATCCAAAGGGGAGCCTTGGGATCATATGTAGTAGAGAAGTGGGGATTTGGAAGTGAAGAGCTTCAGGAAATGAGGGAGACTCTGTCAAATATGGTATCTGAGCTGAGTCCTCATTTTCTTCGGATTCAGATTAGAGTTTTTATAAGTCATGTAATAAAACGAAACCGAACATTTAGTTACAAATATGAAACATTGCTAATTTTCAGTTGTTCCCCTTACTGTCTATCTTTTGTGCACTATAGAGTTGTGatgtctctttctctttctatCCATGGCTTAAGGGGTCAGTAACCTGATGAACCTTGCGTGCTTCGGCGCTGCTGTACTGTCCCACGGCTCGAGCATGAGGAATTGATTGCTTTCCGGCTGCAAGGGCATTGACATTCTCAACTAGATACTGCCTCGGGAGCCTCCCCACCACATTACCTTCCTCGTTCCCCTGTCGATCGAGGAAAGCGAAATGAGGAATACCTTCAACACCAAACTCATCCAGCTCTTGCTCCCATTTCGTGTTGTCCACATTTAGCATCACAAAGTTCACTTTGTCCCTGAAAGTAAAAACAACACATGGTTTGCCTTAATGGTTCGCTTCTGCAACTAGAATCTTCTTCAAAGCATTAACACCCATATAAAAGAGGGGATTTACTTGTATTGCTGCTCGATTTTGTAAACATCAGGGGCAAGTTCTCGACAAACCTCACACCAATCAGCATAGAACTCAACCACTGTCGGCTTCCCATTCGACAAAGCCTAACACACAAAAGAAATCATTAAAGCATATTTCGTATAAAGCTAAATCTAAACCAAGATGAGGAGTCCAACCTCCTCGTAAGGCAAGGCTGAAGCAGTTAAATCCTTCAAGGAGATCCCAAAATCAAGCCTTGTCGATAGAAACAAGGCCAAAGCGGCAACAACAGAACCAACAGCGACTCTTCTGTTAATATCACTGTTTGGAGACTCAGGAAacgcagaagaagaagaagaagaaggtgatggTTCCGCTACTTTCGACGCAGGTGAAATTTCACTAGTAGAGCCATTATCTACCACCAATTTCTCCTGAATCACGGAAAGAAGATTTACTTTTAGCTAAATTCACCATCGACccataattaacaaaaaaaatcgaaactttttcACCTTGGGTTCGGAAGATTCAGAGTTTGCTTGGCAACGAAGAGCACGATATCTAGGAGGAGCTCCTGTTTGGGTTAGGAGAAAAGGTTGAAAATTTCGATTGATCCCATGATGAGGAGTAGATAAAATTCTCAACGAAAACACTAAGGGAGCTGCCATCATCACTAAAGGTTTGATGATTATAGAATACAGACGTGAAGTGGATGATCATCAAAGATGGTCTGTATTACCAACCACACATTTGAGTCTACTCGattgattatttttgttgataaaattattgataggtttgttatttaataaatattttttatattcgatgaaataaactgaaaaacagaaattgtaaaaatctatatcctattaaaagtgaagtacaaatagaaAATAACCCTTAATTGTTTTTAGTATTTACCAACTTGTGCCATTTCCTTTAGtaataaattcatttaaaattatcattaattatcTACTTACCTAAATATTCTCTAACTGATACAAGAAAtgatttttcaacaaaaaaaagaagcactTTGAATAATGCTATACGTGAATCACTTTTAACTAatcactagatcttgacccgtgcgaccgcacgggtatcaattttcaatttttatttatttatactaaatagtatatttgtaatatttgatcgttttatattgattaaGTCAGGGGTGGATATTTGCATATctactcgaattcggttaaaata
The DNA window shown above is from Raphanus sativus cultivar WK10039 unplaced genomic scaffold, ASM80110v3 Scaffold0587, whole genome shotgun sequence and carries:
- the LOC108827645 gene encoding thioredoxin-like protein HCF164, chloroplastic; this translates as MMAAPLVFSLRILSTPHHGINRNFQPFLLTQTGAPPRYRALRCQANSESSEPKEKLVVDNGSTSEISPASKVAEPSPSSSSSSAFPESPNSDINRRVAVGSVVAALALFLSTRLDFGISLKDLTASALPYEEALSNGKPTVVEFYADWCEVCRELAPDVYKIEQQYKDKVNFVMLNVDNTKWEQELDEFGVEGIPHFAFLDRQGNEEGNVVGRLPRQYLVENVNALAAGKQSIPHARAVGQYSSAEARKVHQVTDPLSHG